A stretch of the Erinaceus europaeus chromosome 1, mEriEur2.1, whole genome shotgun sequence genome encodes the following:
- the CDC25B gene encoding M-phase inducer phosphatase 2 isoform X1: MEPLHSDPAPAPPLSPAGARGDAERPGHLPGLRLGAHGFLGSPERAAASSPVTTLTKTMHNLAGLGRETPKTQAGSQLTSLSLTRRGSESSLSSESSEASDAGLCMDSPSPMDPQMAERTFEQAIQAASRVMRNEKFAFRRFQSLPGRLLGHSPVLRNITNSQASDNWRKRESYRRAACSPEEDKENDGPVFKMPCKPIAPSPAQTLAEWADHREAFAQRPSSAPDLMCLTPERKMEVEQLSPLVRSPFSLTPTKSIGEEDDGFVDILESDLKEEDSVPPGMESLISAPLVRTSEKEKEQDLIMYSKCRRLFRSPSMPCSVIRPILKRLERPQDRDVPIQSKRRRSVTPPEAEEQDEEKAEEPKARVLRSKSLCHDEIENLLASDHHELIGDYSKAFLLQTVDGKHQDLKYISPETMVALLSGKFNNIVERFVIVDCRYPYEYEGGHIKTAVNLPLERDAETFLLQSPILPGSLDKRIILIFHCEFSSERGPRMCRFIRERDRAANDYPSLYYPEMYILKGGYREFFPQHQSFCEPQDYRPMNHEDFKEELRTFRLKTRSWAGERSRRELCSRLQEQ; encoded by the exons ATGGAGCCGCTCCACTCGGACCCCGCGCCGGCTCCGCCTCTCAGCCCCGCCGGTGCGCGCGGGGACGCCGAGCGTCCCGGGCATCTCCCAGGCCTCCGGTTGGGGGCTCATGGCTTCCTGGGGTCCCCGGAGCGCGCGGCCGCTTCCTCGCCGGTCACCACCCTCACCAAGACCATGCATAACCTCGCTGGGCTCGGCAG AGAGACCCCAAAGACTCAGGCAGGCAGCCAGCTCACAAGCCTGTCCCTCACACGCCGCGGGTCTGAGTCCTCCCTGTCATCTGAGTCATCTGAAGCGTCTGATGCAG GTCTCTGCATGGATTCTCCCAGCCCCATGGACCCCCAGATGGCAGAGAGGAC GTTTGAACAGGCCATCCAGGCAGCCAGCCGGGTCATGCGAAA TGAGAAATTTGCCTTCCGACGCTTCCAGTCCTTACCA GGGAGGCTTCTTGGCCACAGCCCTGTGCTTCGGAACATCACTAACTCCCAAGCGTCTGACAACTGGAGGAAGAGGGAGTCATACCGCAGAGCTGCCTGTAGCCCTGAGGAGGACAAAGAGAAT GATGGCCCTGTCTTCAAGATGCCCTGCAAGCCCATAGCTCCCAGCCCTGCACAGACTCTGGCAGAGTGGGCTGACCACAGGGAAGCCTTTGCCCAGAGGCCAAGCTCAGCGCCTGACCTGATG TGTCTCACCCCTGAACGGAAGATGGAAGTAGAGCAGCTGAGTCCCCTTGTTCGGAGTCCCTTTTCCTTGACCCCTACCAAGAGTATTGGTGAGGAGGATGATGGCTTTGTGGATATCCTGGAGAGTGACTTAAAG GAAGAAGATTCCGTTCCCCCAGGTATGGAGAGTCTCATTAGTGCCCCTCTAGTCAGGACctcagaaaaggaaaaggagcag GACCTCATCATGTACAGCAAATGCCGGCGGCTCTTCCGTTCCCCGTCCATGCCCTGCAGCGTGATTCGGCCTATCCTCAAGAGGCTGGAGCGCCCCCAGGACAGGGATGTGCCCATACAGAGCAAGCGGAGGAGAAGTGTGACCCCTCCAGAGGCAGAAGAACAGGATGAGGAGAAAGCAGAGGAGCCT AAAGCCCGCGTCCTTCGCTCAAAGTCCTTGTGTCACGACGAGATTGAGAACCTCCTAGCCAGTGATCACCATGAGCTGATCGGAGATTACTCCAAG gctttcctcctgcagactgTGGATGGAAAGCACCAAGACCTCAAGTACATTTCACCAGAAACG ATGGTTGCCCTGCTGTCAGGCAAGTTCAACAACATCGTGGAGAGGTTTGTGATCGTGGACTGCAGATACCCCTATGAGTATGAAGGCGGGCACATCAAG ACTGCTGTGAACCTTCCCCTGGAACGAGATGCCGAGACCTTCCTGCTCCAGAGTCCCATCTTGCCTGGTAGCCTGGATAAGAGGATCATTCTCATTTTCCACTGTGAATTCTCATCTGAGCGTGGACCCCGAAT GTGCCGTTTCATCAGGGAACGAGACAGAGCAGCCAATGACTACCCCAGCCTTTACTACCCTGAAATGTATATCCTCAAAGGCGGCTACAGGGAGTTCTTCCCCCAGCACCAG TCCTTCTGTGAGCCCCAGGACTACCGGCCCATGAACCATGAGGACTTCAAGGAAGAGCTGAGAACCTTCCGCCTCAAGACACGCAGCTGGGCAGGGGAGCGGAGCCGGCGGGAGCTGTGTAGCCGCCTGCAGGAACAGTGA
- the CDC25B gene encoding M-phase inducer phosphatase 2 isoform X2, whose amino-acid sequence MEPLHSDPAPAPPLSPAGARGDAERPGHLPGLRLGAHGFLGSPERAAASSPVTTLTKTMHNLAGLGRETPKTQAGSQLTSLSLTRRGSESSLSSESSEASDAGLCMDSPSPMDPQMAERTFEQAIQAASRVMRNEKFAFRRFQSLPGRLLGHSPVLRNITNSQASDNWRKRESYRRAACSPEEDKENCLTPERKMEVEQLSPLVRSPFSLTPTKSIGEEDDGFVDILESDLKEEDSVPPGMESLISAPLVRTSEKEKEQDLIMYSKCRRLFRSPSMPCSVIRPILKRLERPQDRDVPIQSKRRRSVTPPEAEEQDEEKAEEPKARVLRSKSLCHDEIENLLASDHHELIGDYSKAFLLQTVDGKHQDLKYISPETMVALLSGKFNNIVERFVIVDCRYPYEYEGGHIKTAVNLPLERDAETFLLQSPILPGSLDKRIILIFHCEFSSERGPRMCRFIRERDRAANDYPSLYYPEMYILKGGYREFFPQHQSFCEPQDYRPMNHEDFKEELRTFRLKTRSWAGERSRRELCSRLQEQ is encoded by the exons ATGGAGCCGCTCCACTCGGACCCCGCGCCGGCTCCGCCTCTCAGCCCCGCCGGTGCGCGCGGGGACGCCGAGCGTCCCGGGCATCTCCCAGGCCTCCGGTTGGGGGCTCATGGCTTCCTGGGGTCCCCGGAGCGCGCGGCCGCTTCCTCGCCGGTCACCACCCTCACCAAGACCATGCATAACCTCGCTGGGCTCGGCAG AGAGACCCCAAAGACTCAGGCAGGCAGCCAGCTCACAAGCCTGTCCCTCACACGCCGCGGGTCTGAGTCCTCCCTGTCATCTGAGTCATCTGAAGCGTCTGATGCAG GTCTCTGCATGGATTCTCCCAGCCCCATGGACCCCCAGATGGCAGAGAGGAC GTTTGAACAGGCCATCCAGGCAGCCAGCCGGGTCATGCGAAA TGAGAAATTTGCCTTCCGACGCTTCCAGTCCTTACCA GGGAGGCTTCTTGGCCACAGCCCTGTGCTTCGGAACATCACTAACTCCCAAGCGTCTGACAACTGGAGGAAGAGGGAGTCATACCGCAGAGCTGCCTGTAGCCCTGAGGAGGACAAAGAGAAT TGTCTCACCCCTGAACGGAAGATGGAAGTAGAGCAGCTGAGTCCCCTTGTTCGGAGTCCCTTTTCCTTGACCCCTACCAAGAGTATTGGTGAGGAGGATGATGGCTTTGTGGATATCCTGGAGAGTGACTTAAAG GAAGAAGATTCCGTTCCCCCAGGTATGGAGAGTCTCATTAGTGCCCCTCTAGTCAGGACctcagaaaaggaaaaggagcag GACCTCATCATGTACAGCAAATGCCGGCGGCTCTTCCGTTCCCCGTCCATGCCCTGCAGCGTGATTCGGCCTATCCTCAAGAGGCTGGAGCGCCCCCAGGACAGGGATGTGCCCATACAGAGCAAGCGGAGGAGAAGTGTGACCCCTCCAGAGGCAGAAGAACAGGATGAGGAGAAAGCAGAGGAGCCT AAAGCCCGCGTCCTTCGCTCAAAGTCCTTGTGTCACGACGAGATTGAGAACCTCCTAGCCAGTGATCACCATGAGCTGATCGGAGATTACTCCAAG gctttcctcctgcagactgTGGATGGAAAGCACCAAGACCTCAAGTACATTTCACCAGAAACG ATGGTTGCCCTGCTGTCAGGCAAGTTCAACAACATCGTGGAGAGGTTTGTGATCGTGGACTGCAGATACCCCTATGAGTATGAAGGCGGGCACATCAAG ACTGCTGTGAACCTTCCCCTGGAACGAGATGCCGAGACCTTCCTGCTCCAGAGTCCCATCTTGCCTGGTAGCCTGGATAAGAGGATCATTCTCATTTTCCACTGTGAATTCTCATCTGAGCGTGGACCCCGAAT GTGCCGTTTCATCAGGGAACGAGACAGAGCAGCCAATGACTACCCCAGCCTTTACTACCCTGAAATGTATATCCTCAAAGGCGGCTACAGGGAGTTCTTCCCCCAGCACCAG TCCTTCTGTGAGCCCCAGGACTACCGGCCCATGAACCATGAGGACTTCAAGGAAGAGCTGAGAACCTTCCGCCTCAAGACACGCAGCTGGGCAGGGGAGCGGAGCCGGCGGGAGCTGTGTAGCCGCCTGCAGGAACAGTGA